From the Pseudoalteromonas tunicata genome, one window contains:
- the cysZ gene encoding sulfate transporter CysZ, with the protein MQISQGFQYFLSGFSLISNKGLKRFVIIPLLINLLIFGGSLFFVVDWLTQGINYFNGFLPSWLSWLEWLIWPIAILVILFSYSTIFSVITNFIAAPFNGLLAEKVELHLTGQKINDDGFTDLIKDVPRMLGREVSKLLYYLPKAIGFFILLWILPVIGQILWVGFTCWMFAVQYNDYPFDNHKIKFTETRNKLKQNQGLSYGFGLAVMLFTMIPIVNLIVMPVAVCGATRLWVEQFRGDYRSQPL; encoded by the coding sequence ATGCAAATTTCTCAAGGTTTTCAATATTTTTTATCGGGTTTTAGTCTTATCTCAAATAAAGGTTTAAAGCGATTTGTGATCATTCCGTTACTGATCAACCTGCTTATTTTTGGGGGCTCGTTATTTTTTGTAGTCGATTGGCTCACCCAAGGGATTAATTACTTTAATGGCTTTTTACCAAGCTGGCTAAGTTGGCTTGAATGGCTCATTTGGCCCATCGCTATTTTGGTGATTTTATTTAGCTACTCGACTATTTTTTCGGTCATCACTAATTTTATTGCCGCCCCGTTTAATGGCTTATTAGCTGAAAAAGTGGAGCTTCATCTTACCGGTCAAAAAATCAATGACGATGGTTTTACCGATTTAATAAAAGATGTGCCACGGATGCTCGGACGCGAAGTCAGCAAATTACTTTATTATTTACCAAAAGCGATTGGCTTTTTTATTTTGCTGTGGATCCTACCTGTGATTGGCCAAATTTTATGGGTTGGCTTTACCTGCTGGATGTTTGCGGTGCAATACAATGATTATCCCTTTGATAACCATAAAATAAAATTTACCGAAACACGCAACAAACTTAAACAAAATCAAGGGCTATCTTATGGATTTGGCCTTGCGGTGATGCTGTTTACTATGATACCAATAGTAAACTTAATTGTGATGCCTGTTGCAGTTTGTGGCGCAACTCGCTTATGGGTCGAGCAATTTAGAGGTGACTACCGCAGTCAACCTTTGTAG